In a genomic window of Allomeiothermus silvanus DSM 9946:
- a CDS encoding PIG-L deacetylase family protein has product MDGMRRRRLRKRYLALVVMVGLFLVINAPGLFAVGYRLWYVPRVAGFPTLVLGQERLLVLSPHPDDETLCCAGAIQQVLRTGGQAYVAWITSGDGFEWDVTLTQHTLRPRGRALLELGNRRILEARKAAGILGIPEANLYFLGYPDRGLAPLVADPLRRYRSPLTGMDRVPYAESLSPGAAYTGQNLERDLERVLDLVKPTLILAPSPQDAHPDHRATGELAIRVLGRRGELERLRYWIVHGGLEWPLPKGLHPALPLEPPPRGRGLPWERLDLDSEEEQTKLEATRAHVSQMELLSRFMLAFVRKNELYSPTPLP; this is encoded by the coding sequence ATGGATGGGATGCGCCGTCGCCGCTTGAGAAAACGCTATTTGGCCTTGGTCGTTATGGTGGGTTTGTTCCTGGTGATCAATGCACCGGGCCTATTCGCGGTGGGCTACCGGCTATGGTATGTGCCTCGGGTGGCGGGATTCCCGACCCTAGTACTTGGCCAGGAGCGCTTGTTGGTGCTCTCGCCCCACCCCGACGACGAGACACTGTGTTGTGCGGGAGCCATTCAGCAGGTACTGCGAACGGGGGGGCAAGCTTACGTAGCTTGGATCACCAGCGGAGACGGCTTCGAATGGGATGTGACCCTCACCCAACACACCCTGCGGCCTCGGGGACGGGCTTTGCTCGAGCTGGGTAACCGCCGTATCCTCGAGGCGCGCAAGGCTGCGGGCATCTTGGGCATCCCCGAGGCCAATCTGTACTTTCTGGGCTACCCTGACCGGGGGCTTGCGCCGCTCGTCGCCGATCCGTTACGGCGTTATCGCTCCCCCCTTACCGGGATGGACCGGGTTCCCTATGCCGAAAGCTTATCCCCAGGGGCGGCCTATACCGGACAAAACCTCGAGCGCGATCTTGAGCGGGTATTGGATCTGGTCAAGCCCACCCTAATCCTGGCTCCCAGTCCCCAAGATGCCCACCCCGACCACCGGGCCACCGGAGAACTGGCCATCCGGGTGTTGGGGCGGCGTGGCGAACTGGAACGGCTGCGCTACTGGATCGTCCACGGGGGGCTGGAGTGGCCCCTACCCAAGGGGCTACACCCCGCCCTGCCGCTCGAGCCCCCACCCCGAGGCCGAGGGCTGCCGTGGGAGCGGCTGGACCTAGACTCAGAGGAGGAGCAAACCAAGCTCGAGGCCACCCGCGCCCACGTCAGTCAGATGGAGTTGCTCTCGCGCTTTATGCTGGCCTTCGTGAGGAAAAACGAGCTATACTCCCCCACCCCGCTGCCCTAG
- a CDS encoding response regulator transcription factor: protein MCVLLVEDDPSLSQTLLESLAAQGFKPRLATSAEAAWEALWRDPVDLIVLDVMLPEGEEAGFELAKELREAGFHQPILFLTARESLPDRVRGLEVGDDYLAKPFALAELVARLRALARRGEVRPRVVQAGPLEVALEKREVRYRGQMVRLTAKEYQVLELFVINPGRIFTREEVLERVWGPGFESDSNLIDVYVKNLRKKLYDNVIETVRGLGYRFAEA from the coding sequence ATGTGCGTGTTGCTGGTAGAAGACGATCCCAGTTTGAGTCAAACCCTGCTGGAAAGCCTGGCCGCCCAGGGGTTCAAGCCACGCTTGGCAACCTCGGCGGAGGCCGCTTGGGAAGCCTTGTGGCGGGACCCGGTGGACCTCATCGTGTTGGACGTGATGCTCCCGGAGGGTGAGGAGGCTGGGTTTGAGTTGGCCAAGGAGTTGCGTGAGGCAGGGTTTCACCAACCTATCTTGTTTCTCACCGCCCGCGAATCCCTCCCAGACCGGGTACGGGGCCTCGAGGTGGGCGATGATTATCTGGCCAAACCCTTCGCTTTGGCTGAATTGGTGGCCCGCCTGCGGGCCTTAGCTCGGCGCGGCGAGGTGCGGCCTAGGGTAGTGCAGGCGGGGCCGCTCGAGGTGGCTCTGGAGAAGCGCGAGGTGCGTTATCGGGGGCAGATGGTCCGGCTCACCGCCAAGGAGTACCAAGTACTCGAGCTATTCGTGATCAACCCAGGGCGCATCTTCACCCGCGAAGAGGTGCTGGAGCGGGTCTGGGGTCCGGGTTTCGAGTCCGATTCCAACCTTATCGATGTGTACGTCAAAAATCTGCGCAAAAAACTCTATGATAACGTCATCGAGACCGTGCGGGGGCTGGGGTATCGGTTCGCAGAGGCGTAG
- a CDS encoding GNAT family N-acetyltransferase yields MVSIRPARVSDLEALGQIAYATGFFGDSAAVYFPSPPLFRDLWIKPYLNGIGACNFVAELEGTIVGYIIGTPDVGAYRRYFLRSALEILGKVLTGGYPGLLKSALYLLRAARYGSRQAPIERYPAHLHINLLPQARGLGVGQKLLEAHLDCLRARGIPGVQLSTTQENTAALGLYQKLGFEVYAAWKSPLWKPWLGREATHVIMVKDLRA; encoded by the coding sequence TTGGTTTCCATTCGCCCTGCGCGCGTTTCTGACCTCGAGGCTCTGGGCCAAATTGCTTACGCGACCGGGTTTTTCGGCGATTCGGCAGCGGTCTATTTCCCTAGCCCGCCCCTCTTTCGCGACCTGTGGATCAAGCCCTATCTGAACGGGATCGGGGCCTGCAACTTTGTGGCCGAACTCGAGGGAACAATCGTCGGCTACATCATCGGCACACCCGATGTAGGGGCTTACCGGCGGTACTTTCTGCGATCAGCTTTGGAAATCCTGGGGAAAGTCCTCACCGGAGGGTACCCTGGCCTTCTCAAAAGCGCCCTCTACCTGCTCCGAGCCGCCCGCTACGGCAGCCGCCAGGCCCCTATCGAGCGCTACCCGGCCCATCTGCACATCAACCTTCTCCCTCAGGCGCGGGGGTTGGGAGTGGGGCAAAAGTTGTTGGAGGCTCATCTGGACTGCCTAAGGGCTCGGGGCATCCCCGGTGTCCAGCTTTCCACCACCCAGGAGAACACAGCGGCTTTGGGGCTTTACCAAAAGCTCGGCTTCGAGGTCTATGCCGCGTGGAAAAGCCCGCTGTGGAAACCCTGGCTGGGCCGGGAAGCTACCCACGTGATCATGGTCAAGGATCTGCGGGCTTAA
- a CDS encoding SWIM zinc finger family protein — protein sequence MAGFDPGEIVALAALEVQDRGYQLFSRGKVLEGTRQRQRYSARVQGSAPYPYRVWIDLEKQDWGCTCPYTWGPVCKHVVALAYAIQEAPELFQAKRRRKKTTDPRQLALQELPDEDLLELLWELAEQRPELMEEFAYNLLQRAE from the coding sequence TTGGCCGGGTTTGACCCAGGGGAGATCGTGGCGCTGGCGGCCCTCGAGGTACAGGACCGGGGCTACCAGCTGTTCAGCCGGGGAAAGGTACTCGAGGGCACCCGGCAGCGCCAGCGCTATAGCGCCCGCGTGCAGGGCAGCGCTCCTTACCCCTACCGCGTCTGGATCGACCTGGAAAAGCAAGACTGGGGCTGCACCTGTCCCTATACCTGGGGTCCGGTATGCAAGCACGTCGTAGCCCTAGCCTACGCCATTCAGGAAGCGCCCGAACTCTTCCAGGCCAAGCGCAGGCGGAAAAAGACTACAGATCCCAGGCAGTTGGCCCTGCAAGAGCTTCCCGATGAGGATCTGCTAGAGCTTCTCTGGGAACTAGCCGAACAGCGCCCGGAGCTGATGGAGGAGTTCGCCTACAACCTCCTGCAGCGAGCCGAGTAG
- a CDS encoding DUF421 domain-containing protein: MEAHLQAALGDGLTILFTGLRVLTVYAVILFFLRLTGKRVLGQFTPFDLLTLLLLSNAVQNAMIGPDNSLTGGLLAAAILLLANRWVAANTKLRESLEGEPALLIRDGQVITETLRREGVSEKELQAALHEHGLDNPQEVAAAVLEVDGTISVVPVQGHTIKRLRRVKSSRNR, from the coding sequence ATGGAAGCACATCTGCAAGCCGCGCTGGGCGATGGGCTCACGATTTTGTTCACCGGACTACGGGTGCTGACGGTGTATGCGGTGATCCTGTTCTTTTTGCGGCTCACTGGCAAACGGGTGCTGGGCCAGTTTACCCCCTTCGACCTGCTGACCCTGCTTTTGCTCTCCAACGCGGTGCAAAACGCCATGATCGGCCCGGATAATAGCCTCACCGGCGGGCTGCTGGCCGCAGCGATCCTGCTCTTGGCGAACCGTTGGGTAGCTGCCAATACCAAGCTCCGCGAAAGCCTCGAGGGCGAACCCGCCCTCCTCATCCGGGACGGACAGGTCATCACCGAGACCCTCCGCCGCGAAGGGGTGAGCGAAAAAGAACTCCAGGCCGCCCTGCACGAACACGGTCTGGACAACCCCCAGGAGGTAGCAGCGGCAGTGCTCGAGGTAGACGGCACTATCTCGGTCGTACCGGTGCAAGGCCACACCATCAAACGCCTGCGCCGGGTAAAGTCCAGCCGCAACCGCTAG
- a CDS encoding DNA-directed RNA polymerase subunit beta — protein sequence MKIQRFGRIEEVIPLPTLTEIQVDSFRKALQLNTPPHQRQNLGLQAAFKETFPIEEGEKGRGGLVLDFLEYRLAEPPFDQDECREKDLTYQAPLYAKLQLIHKDTGLIKEDEVFLGDLPLMTEDGSFIVNGADRVIVSQIHRSPGVYFTPDQARPGKFVASVIPLPKRGPWIDLEFEQSGVVVMKVNKKKFPLALLLRVLGYTAEGLSRELKDYPELAPGILEAAYRGNKVFEMGVEESLLKLFTELRPGDPPKRDKAITYLHSLLSDPRRYDLGEAGRYKANTKLGMELSGRTLIKFENGEFKDEGLLRVLLYLFGLQSGREGFESDDIDHLGNRRIRTVGELLADQFRVGLSRLARGVRERMLLGTPESATPAKLVNNRPLVAAIREFFGRSQLSQFKDQTNPLSELRHKRRISALGPGGLTRERAGFDVRDVHRTHYGRICPIETPEGANIGLISSLAAYGRINELGFILTPYRKVENGRVTQEVVFMTASEEDRYLIAQANTPIDENGKFATDRIVTRRKGDPVIVRPEDVEYMDVSPKQVFSVNTNLIPFLEHDDANRALMGSNMQAQAVPLIRAQSPIVMTGVEERVVRDSLTSVYSEVDGVVKSVSGDKIVIKGDDKGEYEYYLRRFVRSNQGTALDQRPRVEVGQRVKKGDLLADGPASDEGRLALGQNVLIAIMPFDGYNYEDAIVISEDLLRKDFYTSVHIERYEIEARDTKLGPERITRDIPNLSEAALRDLDEDGVVRTGAEVKPGDILVGRTSFKGETEPTPEERLLRSIFGEKARDVKDTSLRVPPGEGGVVVRSLRLKRGDPGVELKPGVREVVRVYVAQKRKLQVGDKLANRHGNKGVVSKILPPEDMPHLPDGTPVDIVLNPLGVPSRMNLGQILETHLGIAGLDLGIRFITPVFDGATEEEIKNLLGEAFDQKWAQRKAEGFGLDRREQEVLARAAKLGIVDEKLDAEGQLRQVAQQGKSILYDGRSGEPIEAPIVVGVMYIMKLYHMVEDKMHARSTGPYSLITQQPLGGKAQFGGQRFGEMEVWALEAYGASHTLQEILTLKSDDIEGRNAAYEAVVKGEDVPTASVPESFRVLVKELQSLGLDVETYDENDRNLDIFEGLASKR from the coding sequence ATGAAGATCCAGCGGTTCGGACGGATTGAAGAGGTTATCCCGCTACCCACCCTTACCGAAATCCAGGTAGATAGTTTTAGAAAAGCTTTACAACTCAATACCCCTCCCCACCAGAGGCAAAACCTCGGCCTACAAGCCGCCTTCAAGGAGACCTTTCCCATCGAGGAGGGCGAGAAGGGTCGGGGCGGACTGGTGCTGGACTTCCTCGAGTACCGCCTGGCCGAGCCCCCGTTTGATCAGGATGAGTGCCGCGAGAAAGACCTGACCTACCAGGCCCCGCTGTACGCCAAATTGCAGCTCATTCACAAGGATACCGGCCTCATCAAGGAAGATGAGGTGTTCCTGGGCGACTTGCCCCTCATGACCGAAGACGGTTCTTTTATCGTCAACGGGGCTGACCGGGTCATCGTTTCGCAGATCCACCGCTCCCCTGGGGTGTACTTTACCCCCGACCAAGCCCGCCCAGGCAAGTTCGTGGCCTCGGTGATCCCGCTGCCCAAACGCGGCCCCTGGATTGACCTCGAGTTCGAGCAGTCCGGGGTGGTGGTGATGAAGGTCAACAAGAAAAAGTTTCCCCTGGCCTTGTTGCTGCGGGTGTTGGGGTACACCGCCGAAGGGCTTTCCCGCGAGCTCAAGGATTACCCCGAACTGGCTCCGGGCATCCTCGAGGCGGCCTACCGGGGCAACAAGGTATTTGAGATGGGGGTAGAGGAGAGCCTGCTCAAGCTGTTCACCGAGCTACGTCCCGGCGATCCGCCCAAGCGCGACAAGGCCATCACCTATCTGCACTCGCTGCTTTCCGACCCCCGCCGCTATGACCTAGGCGAGGCCGGGCGCTACAAGGCCAACACCAAGCTCGGCATGGAGCTTTCGGGTCGCACCCTCATCAAGTTTGAGAACGGGGAGTTCAAGGATGAGGGCTTGCTGCGGGTGTTGCTATACCTATTTGGTCTGCAATCAGGCCGCGAGGGCTTTGAATCCGACGACATCGACCACCTGGGCAACCGCCGCATCCGCACGGTAGGTGAGCTTTTGGCCGACCAGTTCCGGGTGGGCCTTTCCCGCCTGGCCCGTGGGGTGCGCGAGCGGATGCTCTTGGGTACCCCCGAGAGCGCTACCCCGGCCAAGTTGGTGAATAACCGCCCGCTGGTGGCCGCCATCCGCGAGTTCTTCGGCAGGAGCCAGCTCAGCCAGTTCAAGGACCAAACCAACCCGCTCTCCGAGTTGCGCCATAAGCGCCGTATCTCGGCCTTGGGGCCGGGCGGCCTGACCCGCGAGCGGGCTGGGTTCGACGTGCGTGACGTGCACCGCACCCACTATGGGCGTATCTGCCCCATCGAAACGCCGGAAGGTGCTAACATCGGTCTCATCTCCTCGCTGGCCGCTTACGGGCGGATCAACGAGCTGGGCTTTATCCTTACCCCCTACCGCAAGGTCGAAAACGGTCGCGTCACCCAGGAAGTGGTCTTCATGACCGCTTCTGAGGAGGATCGCTACCTCATCGCCCAGGCCAACACGCCCATCGACGAGAACGGCAAATTCGCCACCGACCGCATCGTGACCCGCCGCAAGGGCGACCCGGTGATCGTGCGGCCCGAGGACGTCGAGTACATGGACGTCTCGCCCAAGCAAGTCTTCTCGGTGAACACCAACCTGATCCCCTTCCTCGAGCACGACGATGCCAACCGGGCCCTGATGGGTTCGAACATGCAGGCCCAGGCGGTGCCCCTGATCCGGGCCCAGAGCCCCATCGTCATGACCGGGGTGGAGGAGCGCGTGGTACGCGACTCCCTGACCTCGGTCTACTCCGAGGTGGATGGCGTGGTGAAGTCGGTCTCGGGGGACAAGATCGTCATCAAGGGCGATGACAAGGGCGAGTACGAATACTATCTGCGCCGCTTCGTGCGCTCCAACCAGGGGACTGCGCTCGACCAGCGCCCCCGCGTCGAGGTGGGGCAGCGGGTCAAAAAAGGCGATCTCCTGGCCGACGGCCCGGCTTCTGACGAGGGTCGCTTAGCCCTGGGGCAGAACGTGCTCATCGCCATCATGCCCTTTGATGGTTATAACTACGAAGATGCCATCGTGATCTCGGAAGACCTGCTGCGCAAGGACTTTTACACCTCGGTGCACATCGAGCGCTACGAGATCGAAGCCCGCGATACCAAGCTAGGCCCGGAGCGAATCACCCGCGACATCCCCAACCTCTCCGAGGCCGCCTTGCGCGACCTGGATGAGGATGGCGTGGTGCGCACCGGGGCCGAGGTCAAGCCAGGCGACATCCTGGTAGGCCGCACCAGCTTCAAGGGCGAGACCGAGCCCACCCCCGAGGAGCGCCTGCTGCGCTCGATCTTCGGCGAGAAGGCCCGCGACGTGAAGGACACCTCGCTGCGGGTTCCCCCCGGCGAGGGCGGGGTAGTGGTGCGTTCGCTGCGGCTCAAGCGCGGCGACCCCGGGGTAGAACTCAAACCCGGGGTGCGCGAGGTGGTACGGGTCTACGTGGCCCAGAAGCGCAAGCTTCAGGTGGGCGACAAGCTGGCCAACCGTCACGGGAACAAGGGCGTGGTCAGCAAGATCCTTCCGCCCGAAGACATGCCCCATCTGCCCGATGGTACGCCAGTGGACATCGTGCTGAACCCCTTGGGCGTTCCCAGCCGGATGAACCTGGGGCAGATCCTCGAGACCCACCTGGGCATCGCCGGGCTTGACTTGGGCATACGCTTCATCACCCCGGTCTTCGACGGGGCGACCGAGGAAGAGATCAAGAACCTCTTGGGTGAGGCTTTCGACCAGAAGTGGGCCCAGCGCAAGGCCGAGGGCTTTGGCCTAGACCGCCGCGAACAGGAAGTGCTAGCCCGCGCGGCCAAGCTCGGCATCGTGGACGAAAAACTGGACGCCGAAGGGCAACTGCGCCAGGTGGCCCAGCAGGGTAAGAGCATCCTTTACGACGGGCGCTCCGGCGAGCCCATCGAGGCCCCCATCGTGGTCGGGGTGATGTACATCATGAAGCTTTACCACATGGTCGAGGACAAGATGCACGCCCGCAGCACCGGCCCCTACTCACTGATCACCCAGCAGCCTTTGGGCGGTAAGGCCCAGTTCGGTGGGCAGCGTTTCGGTGAGATGGAGGTGTGGGCGCTCGAGGCCTATGGTGCTTCGCATACCCTGCAGGAGATCCTCACCCTCAAGTCCGACGATATCGAAGGCCGTAACGCCGCCTACGAGGCCGTGGTGAAGGGCGAAGATGTACCCACCGCCAGCGTGCCGGAATCCTTCCGGGTGTTGGTCAAAGAGCTTCAGTCGTTGGGCTTGGACGTGGAGACCTACGACGAGAACGACCGGAACCTGGACATTTTTGAGGGCCTAGCCTCTAAGCGATAA
- a CDS encoding ABC transporter substrate-binding protein yields MKQWVFLVLVLVLSLAQAEKVRVGLGYVPDVQFAPFYAGVVEGIYAKRGLEVEFQHGFASELYPLLAQGKLDFVVADAEDVIALRAQGIPLKYVMALYQSVPNALFSLAEKNIKSVRDLKGKTIGMPGMFGVSLTSLQAMLRAAGLKESDVKIVTIGFTQAEAVVQGRVDVAMGFINNEPVFLQRQGVKLNVIPAGPYNRSPGNGVISTDKVLENADLVRRFLAASQEAMALTLANPRQAFEDAKKYVQNLDEARYAVLMASIRLYQSPYTRQYGLGFSNPQSWISSYTLLKQTGRVKADLPVTAFYTNEFLTPKVQAHLP; encoded by the coding sequence ATGAAACAGTGGGTGTTTCTGGTTTTGGTGTTGGTACTTTCGTTGGCGCAGGCCGAAAAGGTGCGGGTGGGGCTGGGCTATGTGCCCGACGTGCAGTTCGCGCCCTTTTACGCGGGGGTGGTAGAGGGCATTTACGCCAAGCGGGGCCTCGAGGTCGAGTTCCAGCACGGTTTTGCCAGCGAACTCTACCCCTTGCTCGCGCAGGGCAAGCTAGACTTCGTGGTCGCCGATGCCGAGGACGTGATCGCGCTGCGGGCGCAGGGCATCCCGCTCAAGTACGTCATGGCGCTGTACCAGTCGGTACCCAACGCCCTCTTCTCGCTAGCCGAGAAGAACATCAAGTCGGTGCGCGATCTCAAGGGCAAGACCATCGGCATGCCGGGGATGTTTGGAGTCTCGCTCACCTCCTTGCAGGCCATGCTGCGGGCGGCGGGGCTCAAGGAAAGCGATGTAAAAATCGTCACCATCGGCTTTACCCAGGCCGAGGCGGTGGTGCAGGGGAGAGTAGATGTGGCGATGGGCTTCATCAACAACGAACCGGTCTTCCTGCAGCGCCAGGGGGTAAAGCTCAACGTGATCCCTGCCGGGCCCTACAACCGCTCACCCGGCAACGGGGTCATCAGCACCGACAAGGTGCTCGAGAACGCTGATTTGGTACGCCGTTTCCTGGCTGCCTCGCAGGAGGCGATGGCCTTGACCCTCGCCAATCCGCGCCAAGCTTTTGAAGATGCCAAGAAATACGTACAGAACCTTGATGAAGCGCGTTACGCGGTACTCATGGCCTCCATACGGCTGTACCAGTCGCCCTACACCCGGCAGTATGGGCTGGGCTTCTCCAATCCCCAAAGCTGGATCAGCAGCTATACCCTGCTGAAGCAGACTGGGCGGGTCAAGGCCGATCTTCCGGTGACAGCTTTTTACACCAACGAGTTTCTCACCCCCAAGGTACAAGCCCACTTACCCTAG
- a CDS encoding sensor histidine kinase, with the protein MTLRIRLALIAFGLTLLGLGLGLSITYEVLERSRLADLDQELKLQAELILQKGLANPKNQIPSEIENELLQESGLSSAQLYRGQQKIWEGGAVQLDQPLDASQLGRSGISEAQGWRVYTLSQQNLTVQVGQPLLPLRETLTRYVEVAVPLVLLLALFSGGLAFAAVGLAVRPLERLTQAAKGFESGSEVPAIQGKDEAATLAKAFAGLLDDLKTQREREQRFLAYAAHELRTPLSAFRASLEAARIKGQLEAEQLSRLHREALRLETLAQNLLALSRAEAGEVRGQPLDLADLVSEAFDRFQPLALERKLELDLEAGPAPTYADPRLLEQALNNLVANALRYTASGKVTLRSGQEDGQAYLEVADTGPGFSANASEGLGLRVVRAVVAAHHGRADFSSGQGSRVRLWLRSFRF; encoded by the coding sequence ATGACCCTCCGCATCCGATTGGCCCTCATCGCCTTTGGGCTCACCCTGTTGGGACTCGGGCTGGGACTCTCGATCACCTACGAGGTGCTCGAGCGTAGCCGACTGGCCGACCTCGACCAAGAACTCAAGCTGCAAGCTGAGTTGATCCTACAAAAGGGGCTGGCCAACCCGAAAAACCAAATCCCCTCGGAGATTGAAAACGAACTCCTCCAGGAGAGTGGGCTGAGTTCGGCGCAACTATACCGAGGCCAGCAGAAGATTTGGGAGGGGGGTGCGGTACAGCTCGACCAACCCCTAGACGCTTCCCAACTGGGCCGAAGCGGTATATCCGAAGCCCAGGGCTGGCGGGTCTATACCCTCAGCCAACAAAACCTCACCGTGCAAGTGGGCCAACCCCTGCTGCCCTTGCGCGAAACCCTCACCCGCTATGTGGAGGTGGCGGTTCCGCTGGTGCTGCTCTTGGCTCTATTCTCGGGGGGGCTGGCCTTTGCTGCGGTGGGGCTGGCGGTGCGTCCGCTCGAGCGCCTGACCCAAGCCGCTAAGGGCTTCGAAAGTGGCAGCGAGGTTCCGGCTATTCAGGGTAAGGACGAGGCCGCCACCCTGGCCAAGGCCTTTGCTGGGTTACTGGATGACCTGAAGACACAACGCGAGCGGGAACAGCGCTTTCTGGCCTACGCCGCACACGAGCTGCGCACCCCGCTCTCGGCCTTTAGAGCCAGCCTGGAAGCGGCCCGCATCAAAGGGCAGCTCGAGGCCGAGCAGCTTTCCCGGCTGCACCGCGAGGCGCTGCGGCTCGAGACCCTAGCCCAGAACCTGCTGGCCCTCTCCCGCGCCGAGGCGGGCGAGGTACGCGGACAGCCCCTGGATCTAGCCGACTTGGTCTCGGAGGCCTTTGACCGTTTCCAGCCGCTTGCGCTCGAGCGCAAGCTCGAACTGGACCTCGAGGCGGGCCCAGCCCCCACCTACGCTGACCCCCGGCTCTTGGAGCAAGCGCTCAACAACCTAGTCGCCAACGCTCTACGCTACACGGCATCGGGCAAGGTTACCTTGCGCAGCGGACAAGAGGACGGCCAGGCTTATCTCGAGGTAGCCGACACCGGCCCTGGCTTCTCGGCAAACGCCTCAGAAGGCCTGGGTCTGCGGGTGGTGCGGGCAGTGGTGGCGGCCCATCACGGACGGGCCGATTTCAGCAGCGGGCAAGGCTCGAGGGTGCGGTTGTGGTTGCGCAGCTTCCGGTTTTAG
- a CDS encoding ABC transporter permease subunit produces the protein MIEPSHPPAQVPTRDSAIRLEGVRVRFDEHEVLKGVDLEVKKGEFIAIIGPSGGGKSTLLRVIAGLQKAQGSVSVVGQPAMVFQDYRLLPWRTVEGNIRLPIELTGRGKVETYLGMRKVKHLYPHQLSGGMKARVAIARALAQDAEVLLMDEPFAALDALVRERFNLELKSLHARTGKTIVFVTHSIREAVYLADRVVVLKDGRIDTVLDTSGEGRLTAFTDGLEALLRERLGIADSTLVEPPPQPLRPPWEVFGVLGLAGLLLLSWTWLSARIPLFFPSPWAVWQAAVQNAPQLAHGALATLEVAALGVLCALLVGTPIGYLMGRSRTVERLLSPFIVALQAIPTVIVAPLLVIWFGFSLEAKLITTTLISIFPVMVSTMVGVREVDRIYREVFQTIGASPWGVFTKLEVPGALPVVLGGLRLTVSLALIGAVVADFTFQGEGLGAFANTERLSFRYASAFAAVGVNVALGIALYGLVTLLEYWVLRYRRR, from the coding sequence GTGATCGAGCCTTCCCACCCCCCGGCGCAAGTTCCCACCCGCGACAGCGCCATTCGGCTAGAGGGGGTTAGGGTGCGTTTTGACGAGCATGAGGTGCTCAAGGGGGTAGACCTCGAGGTCAAGAAAGGTGAGTTCATCGCTATCATCGGGCCCTCGGGCGGAGGTAAGAGCACCTTATTGCGGGTGATTGCCGGGTTACAAAAAGCCCAGGGATCGGTTAGCGTCGTGGGACAGCCAGCGATGGTCTTCCAAGACTACCGCCTTTTGCCCTGGCGTACGGTTGAAGGGAATATACGCCTTCCTATTGAACTCACCGGGCGGGGTAAGGTCGAAACCTACCTGGGGATGCGCAAGGTGAAGCACCTGTATCCCCACCAGCTCTCGGGCGGAATGAAGGCCCGCGTGGCGATCGCCCGTGCCCTGGCCCAAGACGCCGAGGTGTTGCTGATGGACGAGCCTTTCGCGGCCCTCGACGCCTTGGTACGCGAGCGCTTCAACCTCGAGCTGAAAAGCCTGCACGCCCGCACCGGCAAGACCATCGTTTTCGTCACCCACTCCATCCGCGAGGCGGTGTACCTAGCCGACCGGGTGGTGGTGCTCAAAGACGGGCGAATCGACACCGTGCTAGATACCTCCGGCGAGGGACGTCTTACCGCCTTCACCGATGGTCTCGAGGCCCTGCTGCGCGAACGGCTGGGCATCGCCGACTCGACGCTGGTAGAACCCCCACCCCAGCCTCTGCGCCCTCCTTGGGAAGTGTTTGGGGTGCTGGGCTTGGCTGGGCTCTTGCTCTTGAGTTGGACCTGGCTTTCGGCCCGAATCCCCCTGTTCTTCCCCTCGCCCTGGGCGGTGTGGCAGGCTGCGGTGCAAAATGCCCCTCAGCTGGCCCATGGCGCGCTGGCCACGCTGGAGGTCGCGGCACTGGGGGTGCTGTGTGCGCTATTAGTCGGCACCCCTATCGGCTACCTGATGGGGCGCAGCAGGACCGTCGAGCGGCTTTTGTCCCCGTTTATCGTGGCGCTACAGGCCATCCCCACGGTGATCGTGGCCCCTCTGTTGGTGATCTGGTTTGGCTTTAGCCTCGAGGCCAAGCTCATCACCACTACCCTCATCTCGATTTTCCCGGTGATGGTCTCGACCATGGTCGGGGTGCGGGAGGTAGACCGGATCTACCGCGAGGTGTTTCAGACCATCGGGGCAAGCCCCTGGGGGGTGTTTACCAAGCTCGAGGTGCCCGGCGCTTTACCGGTGGTGCTGGGGGGATTGCGCCTTACGGTTTCGCTAGCCCTGATCGGCGCGGTGGTCGCCGACTTCACCTTCCAAGGTGAGGGCTTGGGCGCTTTTGCCAACACCGAGCGGCTTTCCTTCCGCTACGCGAGCGCCTTCGCTGCGGTAGGGGTCAACGTGGCGCTGGGCATCGCGCTGTACGGGTTGGTGACGCTGCTAGAGTACTGGGTGTTGCGTTACCGCAGGCGGTGA